In a genomic window of Flavobacterium lipolyticum:
- a CDS encoding TonB-dependent receptor produces MQIKRIATLLLIMICSIQGFAQKGKVVLSGVVLANNGKPAEGVSVVLKGTPYSALTNEYGQYEITAESGNYVLQISYVGFKSKQIKINIDESNKKLTDVIIEEDTASLDEVKVTGKSKEERAREQAFNMNAIELKKLYNTSADLNQVLNRTSGIRIRETSGLGGDFNFSVNGLSGKQIKFFIDGIPMENFGSTMSLNNIPINLAERIEVYKGVVPVSLGADALGGAVNIVTNQNINTFLDASYSYGSFNTHRTALSSRYTSKKSGFTIGVNGFYNFSDNNYIMKNITLSGESTPRNFRRFNDGFESTMVQVETGFRNKKWADIFLIGFQYANRYKERQTGADQEIVFGKVHSSGDFILPSIKYRKDHFLINGLSANLYASYAIDKSTNIDTSINKYDWNGEVIDTHPNFGEQGSFQIFKYENKFAIVRANFGYKLNDNNVFSFNYNLSNSTRKGINHYNLNNQESNALDVPNKLNKSIAGLGWENQAFNNRLSTSVFVKNYRLHTYIREAVFYNSTGYKKEESELTNNYFGYGTALRYKFNDNSGIKASFEHTYRIPEVEELLGDGINILANPKLKPESSDNFNLGAYYKFILQDNHSIAIEANGFIRKAQDFILLLPGGIFSNYNNVGKVDITGIDTDIKYNYKTLNASFNASYNNSTNKDKASSAYLDRLPNQPWLFANGSLGYGKENWLGKDTKIQFDWYSQYIHWFYLTWPSKAFEAGKSRIPTQFIQNASISYSLKNGTYNIALDCTNIFDTEAYDNYKLQKAGRGFYIKLRYFIK; encoded by the coding sequence ATGCAGATAAAAAGAATTGCAACCTTGTTGTTGATCATGATTTGTTCAATTCAGGGTTTCGCACAAAAAGGCAAGGTAGTATTAAGCGGTGTCGTTTTAGCAAATAATGGTAAACCTGCCGAAGGTGTTTCGGTAGTATTAAAAGGAACACCTTATTCTGCATTAACAAATGAATACGGTCAATACGAAATTACTGCGGAGTCAGGAAATTATGTACTACAAATAAGCTATGTAGGTTTTAAATCCAAACAAATTAAGATCAACATAGACGAATCAAACAAAAAGCTTACCGATGTAATTATTGAAGAAGACACCGCTTCTTTAGACGAGGTCAAAGTAACCGGAAAATCGAAGGAAGAACGTGCACGCGAACAAGCTTTTAACATGAACGCTATTGAACTTAAGAAACTCTACAATACATCTGCAGATTTAAATCAGGTTCTAAATCGTACTTCAGGGATTCGAATCAGAGAAACAAGTGGTTTAGGAGGTGATTTCAACTTTTCTGTAAACGGATTATCCGGCAAACAAATCAAGTTTTTTATTGACGGGATTCCGATGGAAAACTTCGGAAGCACCATGTCTTTAAACAATATACCAATAAACTTAGCCGAACGTATCGAAGTCTACAAAGGTGTAGTCCCGGTTTCTCTGGGAGCAGATGCTTTAGGAGGTGCGGTAAATATTGTCACCAACCAAAATATAAATACTTTTCTGGATGCAAGTTACAGCTACGGATCATTTAACACCCACAGAACCGCTTTATCAAGCAGATACACCAGCAAGAAAAGCGGATTTACAATTGGCGTAAATGGCTTTTACAATTTTTCGGATAACAATTACATCATGAAAAATATCACTCTATCTGGAGAAAGCACTCCTCGCAACTTCAGAAGATTTAATGATGGTTTTGAATCCACTATGGTACAGGTTGAAACTGGTTTTAGAAATAAAAAATGGGCAGATATTTTCCTTATCGGATTTCAATATGCCAACCGCTATAAAGAACGTCAGACTGGTGCTGATCAGGAAATTGTTTTTGGAAAAGTACATTCCTCAGGCGATTTTATTCTGCCAAGCATAAAATACAGAAAAGACCATTTTTTAATCAATGGGTTAAGCGCTAATTTGTATGCCTCTTATGCAATTGACAAAAGCACAAATATCGATACCTCCATCAATAAGTATGACTGGAATGGCGAAGTAATTGATACTCATCCAAATTTTGGAGAGCAGGGATCATTTCAAATATTTAAGTACGAGAATAAATTTGCAATTGTCCGGGCAAACTTTGGCTATAAATTGAATGATAATAATGTATTCAGCTTCAATTACAATTTAAGCAACAGTACCCGAAAAGGAATAAATCATTATAATTTAAACAATCAGGAGTCGAACGCCTTAGACGTACCTAACAAATTAAACAAATCAATTGCAGGATTGGGTTGGGAAAATCAGGCCTTTAATAATCGATTAAGCACCTCTGTATTTGTAAAAAATTATCGATTGCATACCTATATCCGAGAAGCGGTATTTTATAATTCTACAGGTTACAAAAAAGAAGAATCAGAACTTACCAATAATTATTTTGGATATGGGACTGCTTTGAGATACAAATTCAATGACAACAGTGGTATTAAGGCTTCTTTCGAACACACGTACAGGATTCCGGAAGTTGAAGAATTATTAGGTGACGGTATAAACATACTCGCAAATCCAAAATTAAAACCTGAAAGCAGCGATAATTTTAATCTTGGAGCTTACTATAAATTCATATTACAGGACAACCACTCTATTGCAATTGAAGCAAATGGCTTTATAAGAAAGGCTCAGGATTTTATTCTTTTACTACCCGGAGGCATTTTCTCTAATTACAACAATGTCGGCAAAGTAGATATCACAGGTATTGATACTGATATAAAATACAACTACAAAACCCTTAACGCTTCATTTAACGCAAGTTATAATAATTCTACAAATAAAGACAAAGCCTCTTCTGCCTATTTAGACAGACTACCAAATCAACCTTGGCTTTTTGCCAACGGAAGTCTGGGATATGGAAAAGAAAACTGGCTAGGAAAAGACACCAAAATTCAATTTGACTGGTACTCTCAATATATTCACTGGTTTTATCTAACATGGCCAAGCAAAGCTTTCGAAGCTGGCAAAAGCAGAATCCCAACCCAGTTTATTCAAAATGCAAGCATAAGCTATTCCTTAAAAAACGGAACTTATAATATAGCATTAGACTGTACAAACATTTTTGACACAGAAGCCTATGATAATTACAAGTTACAAAAAGCCGGAAGAGGTTTCTATATAAAGCTAAGATATTTCATTAAATAA